Proteins found in one Aliidongia dinghuensis genomic segment:
- a CDS encoding methyl-accepting chemotaxis protein gives MNMLNNLAIRTKIPLGFAIVLLIVLILGGVSINGLSSVNNNAESVRNDWLPSTGQMSKLLASIYSFRLRESRYLLVAADGGDLDKAEADIDAGAQRIAKARADYTPLISLGTDDERLVKQFDQEWAAYLPISTKMLALAKSHDAKGATALFNGASRDSFDRAIKAVNDDADVNVREGKKAGDRGDAIYASTKWLVITTMLVAALLCAILGWLLVRGVSTPIQRITDAMKRLAGHDLATEVVGLGRKDEIGAMAGAVQVFKDSMITAERLAEEQRQEQARKEARAARIEAINAEFDQSAREAFDYLATAATELRATAGSMSDNADLASKQAGAVAAASEEASTNVQTVAAATEELSSSIQEISRQVVQSSTIAGQAVQEAAHTGGTMRVLADAAQKIGEVVRLINDIAGQTNLLALNATIEAARAGEAGKGFAVVASEVKNLATQTARATEDISAQVSAMQNSTEAAVAAIARIDETIGRMNEISTSIAAAMEQQGAATQEIARNVQEAARGTTEVSSNIGGLNQIVEETGAASVQVLGAADELGHQAEQLRARVGTFLSDIRAA, from the coding sequence ATGAACATGCTCAACAATCTAGCGATCCGCACCAAGATTCCGCTTGGCTTTGCCATCGTGCTCCTGATCGTGCTGATCCTGGGTGGGGTCTCGATCAACGGCCTGAGCTCGGTCAACAACAATGCCGAGAGCGTGCGCAACGATTGGCTGCCGAGCACCGGGCAGATGAGCAAGCTTCTGGCCTCGATTTACAGTTTCCGGCTGCGCGAATCCCGCTACCTCCTGGTCGCGGCCGACGGCGGCGACCTCGACAAGGCTGAGGCCGACATCGATGCCGGCGCGCAACGGATCGCCAAGGCACGCGCCGACTATACTCCGCTCATCTCGCTCGGCACAGACGACGAGCGGCTCGTCAAGCAATTCGACCAGGAATGGGCGGCTTACCTCCCGATCTCGACCAAGATGCTGGCGCTCGCCAAGAGCCACGACGCCAAGGGCGCGACCGCACTCTTCAACGGCGCCTCGCGCGACAGCTTCGACCGGGCGATCAAGGCGGTCAATGACGATGCCGACGTCAATGTGCGCGAGGGCAAGAAGGCGGGCGACCGGGGCGATGCGATCTATGCCTCGACCAAGTGGCTCGTGATCACGACGATGCTCGTCGCGGCCCTGCTGTGCGCCATCCTGGGCTGGCTGCTGGTGCGGGGCGTCTCGACGCCGATCCAGCGCATCACGGACGCGATGAAGCGACTGGCCGGTCACGATCTTGCGACCGAGGTCGTCGGCCTCGGCCGCAAGGACGAGATCGGCGCCATGGCCGGCGCGGTCCAGGTGTTCAAGGACAGCATGATCACCGCCGAGCGCCTGGCCGAAGAGCAGCGGCAGGAACAGGCGCGCAAGGAGGCGCGCGCGGCGCGGATCGAGGCGATCAACGCCGAGTTCGACCAGTCGGCGCGCGAGGCGTTCGACTATCTGGCGACGGCCGCGACCGAGCTTCGCGCGACCGCCGGCAGCATGTCCGACAATGCTGATCTCGCCTCCAAGCAGGCGGGCGCTGTCGCGGCCGCGTCCGAGGAAGCTTCGACCAACGTCCAGACCGTGGCCGCCGCGACCGAGGAGCTGTCGTCCTCGATCCAGGAGATCTCGCGCCAGGTCGTGCAATCCTCGACCATCGCCGGCCAGGCGGTGCAGGAGGCGGCGCACACCGGCGGCACCATGCGCGTTCTTGCGGACGCGGCGCAGAAGATCGGCGAGGTCGTACGCCTCATCAACGACATCGCCGGCCAGACGAACCTCCTCGCGCTCAACGCCACGATCGAGGCGGCGCGCGCCGGCGAGGCTGGCAAGGGCTTCGCGGTCGTGGCCTCCGAGGTCAAGAATCTCGCGACCCAGACGGCGCGGGCGACCGAGGACATCTCGGCCCAGGTCTCGGCGATGCAGAACTCGACCGAGGCGGCGGTCGCCGCGATCGCGCGGATCGACGAGACGATCGGCCGGATGAACGAGATCTCGACCTCGATCGCGGCCGCCATGGAGCAGCAGGGGGCCGCGACCCAGGAGATCGCGCGCAACGTGCAGGAGGCGGCACGCGGCACGACCGAGGTCTCGAGCAACATCGGCGGCCTGAACCAGATCGTCGAGGAGACGGGTGCGGCCTCGGTCCAGGTGCTGGGTGCCGCCGACGAGCTCGGTCATCAGGCGGAGCAGCTGCGCGCCCGGGTCGGCACGTTCCTCTCCGACATCCGCGCGGCCTGA
- a CDS encoding glutathione S-transferase family protein — protein MRILYHIPLCPFSRKVRVVLKEKNLEFELRQERVWDRRPEYLQMNPAAEVPVLVESDGSPIVDSGVICEYLEEVYRDRLLLGIDPIDRAEVRRLIAWFDLKMNREVTQNLVGEKMLKRQMGYGTPSSAAIRAGHANIHYHLDYIAFLVERRRWLAGDHFSLADIAAAAHLSVLDYVGDVPWGSHELAKDWYARIKSRPSFRPLLADHIPGNPPPEHYTDLDF, from the coding sequence ATGCGCATCCTGTACCACATCCCGCTCTGCCCGTTTTCCCGCAAGGTTCGCGTCGTCCTCAAGGAAAAGAACCTGGAGTTCGAGCTCCGGCAGGAACGCGTGTGGGACCGCCGGCCGGAATATCTGCAGATGAACCCGGCGGCCGAGGTGCCGGTGCTGGTCGAATCCGACGGCTCGCCGATCGTCGACAGCGGCGTCATCTGCGAATACCTGGAAGAGGTCTATCGCGACCGGCTGCTGCTCGGCATCGACCCGATCGACCGGGCCGAGGTCCGGCGCCTCATCGCCTGGTTCGACCTCAAGATGAACCGCGAGGTCACGCAGAACCTGGTCGGCGAGAAGATGCTGAAGCGCCAGATGGGCTACGGCACGCCGAGCTCGGCGGCGATCCGCGCCGGCCACGCCAACATCCATTACCATCTCGACTATATCGCGTTCCTGGTCGAGCGGCGGCGCTGGCTCGCCGGCGACCATTTCTCGCTGGCCGACATCGCGGCCGCCGCCCATCTCTCGGTGCTGGACTATGTCGGCGACGTGCCATGGGGCAGCCACGAGCTCGCCAAGGACTGGTACGCCCGCATCAAGTCGCGGCCGAGCTTCCGCCCGCTGCTCGCCGACCATATTCCCGGCAACCCGCCGCCGGAGCATTATACCGATCTCGATTTCTAG
- a CDS encoding VOC family protein, which yields MPRIAGLLETALYVSDMAVAKAFFIEVLGLKPMLSTERLTAFDAGRQGVLLLFLEGASAEDMPGPNGCVPGHDGSGPVHMAFAIETEDYDKWKDRLAQRNIPLRGEMAWPRGGHSLYFDDPDGHLIELATPGLWPNY from the coding sequence ATGCCTCGGATCGCCGGCCTGCTCGAAACAGCCCTCTATGTCTCGGACATGGCCGTGGCCAAGGCGTTCTTCATCGAGGTGCTGGGCCTGAAGCCCATGCTGTCGACTGAACGGCTGACCGCCTTCGACGCCGGGCGCCAGGGCGTGCTGCTGCTGTTCCTCGAGGGAGCCTCGGCCGAGGATATGCCGGGCCCGAACGGCTGCGTGCCCGGCCACGACGGCAGCGGGCCGGTCCATATGGCCTTCGCGATCGAGACCGAGGACTATGACAAGTGGAAGGATCGGCTCGCCCAGCGCAACATCCCGCTGCGCGGCGAGATGGCCTGGCCGCGCGGCGGGCACAGCCTCTATTTCGATGACCCCGACGGCCATCTGATCGAGCTCGCGACGCCCGGCCTCTGGCCGAACTACTGA
- a CDS encoding T6SS effector amidase Tae4 family protein, translated as MAQAAARVRSSLSFDALVNEYPSPMRYSPGAVKRLIGGAVDDTKKGATPWLGGEQGDTCTIRMSRAFNRAGHFIPAHLHFMRTVRGADGLAYAFAVQEFHRYLLLDLGEPDILVKGKPVDRQKIAGKKGVILFDINFGLNPDGQTRAMGHVDLWDGQTFFDEISGQSDPQGRDFFKIATAVSLWICQGNDMLPRV; from the coding sequence ATGGCTCAAGCGGCCGCGCGTGTCAGGTCCAGCCTGTCGTTCGATGCGCTCGTCAACGAATATCCGAGCCCTATGAGGTATTCGCCGGGGGCGGTCAAACGTCTGATCGGCGGCGCGGTCGACGACACCAAGAAAGGCGCCACGCCGTGGCTTGGCGGCGAGCAAGGCGATACCTGCACCATCCGGATGAGCCGCGCGTTCAATCGCGCCGGCCACTTCATCCCGGCGCACCTCCATTTCATGCGCACGGTCCGCGGTGCCGACGGCCTCGCCTACGCCTTCGCGGTCCAGGAGTTTCACCGGTATCTTCTGCTCGACCTCGGCGAGCCCGACATCCTGGTGAAGGGCAAGCCTGTCGACCGGCAGAAAATCGCGGGCAAGAAGGGCGTGATCCTGTTCGACATCAACTTCGGCCTCAATCCGGACGGTCAGACCCGCGCCATGGGGCACGTCGACCTCTGGGACGGCCAAACCTTTTTCGATGAGATCAGCGGGCAGAGCGATCCGCAGGGCCGCGACTTTTTCAAGATCGCCACCGCGGTTTCGCTGTGGATCTGCCAGGGCAACGACATGCTGCCGAGAGTGTAG
- a CDS encoding MFS transporter — protein MESALPADPLAPAPELAVPPSVLRHPAFALFWASRVFSTIAFQMQAVAIGWQVYGLTGSAFALGLVGLAQFIPGLALAFVVGPVADRFDRRLIVRLCQTVEGAAVGGLALAWFMGRLDIVPIFAAVFVIGSARAFEAPTLQALVPGLVPADLLPRALAWSSTANQTAIICGPAVGGLLYALSPGTVYAVAAALFLVSSLVIGFIRLERAPPRREPVTLASVFAGVAFIRSRPAILGAISLDLFAVLLGGATALLPIFARDILAIGPWGLGLLRSAPALGALSMSLFLAQCPLERRVGRIMLTAVAIFGLATVVFALSTSFWLSLVALVVLGAADSISVVIRLSLVQLETPDEMRGRVSAVNFIFIGTSNQLGEFESGLTAAWFGAVPAALIGGIGTLLVVLIWLKAFPDLARRDRLQSASVG, from the coding sequence TTGGAGTCTGCTCTGCCCGCCGACCCTCTTGCCCCGGCGCCGGAACTGGCGGTTCCGCCCTCGGTCTTGCGCCATCCCGCCTTCGCGCTCTTCTGGGCAAGCCGCGTGTTCTCGACAATCGCGTTCCAGATGCAGGCGGTGGCCATCGGCTGGCAGGTCTACGGCCTGACCGGCAGCGCTTTCGCGTTGGGGCTGGTCGGCCTCGCCCAGTTCATCCCGGGCCTGGCGCTCGCCTTCGTGGTCGGACCGGTGGCCGACCGGTTTGACCGGCGGCTGATCGTGCGCCTCTGCCAGACGGTCGAGGGCGCTGCGGTGGGCGGCCTTGCGCTCGCCTGGTTCATGGGCCGGCTCGACATCGTGCCGATCTTCGCCGCCGTCTTCGTGATCGGCTCCGCCCGCGCGTTCGAGGCGCCGACCCTGCAGGCGCTGGTGCCGGGCCTGGTGCCGGCCGATCTTCTGCCGCGCGCGCTCGCCTGGTCGTCGACCGCCAACCAGACCGCGATCATCTGCGGGCCCGCCGTGGGCGGGCTGCTCTATGCCTTGAGCCCCGGCACAGTCTATGCCGTGGCGGCGGCACTGTTCCTCGTCTCCAGCCTCGTCATCGGCTTCATCCGGCTGGAGCGGGCGCCGCCCCGGCGCGAGCCGGTGACGCTCGCCTCGGTCTTCGCCGGCGTCGCCTTCATCCGCAGCCGACCGGCGATCCTCGGCGCCATCTCGCTCGACCTGTTCGCAGTCCTGCTGGGCGGCGCCACGGCGTTGCTGCCGATCTTCGCGCGCGACATCCTGGCGATCGGCCCGTGGGGGCTCGGGCTATTGCGCTCCGCCCCGGCGCTGGGCGCACTCTCCATGTCGCTCTTCCTGGCGCAATGCCCGCTCGAGCGACGGGTCGGGCGCATCATGCTGACGGCCGTCGCGATCTTCGGCCTCGCGACCGTGGTCTTCGCGCTCTCGACCTCGTTCTGGCTGTCGCTCGTGGCACTCGTCGTGCTGGGGGCGGCGGATTCGATCAGCGTCGTCATTCGCCTGTCCCTGGTCCAGCTCGAGACGCCGGACGAAATGCGCGGCCGGGTGAGTGCCGTCAATTTCATCTTCATCGGCACGTCGAACCAGCTGGGCGAGTTCGAATCTGGCCTGACCGCCGCCTGGTTCGGCGCAGTGCCGGCGGCGCTCATCGGGGGGATCGGCACGCTCCTCGTCGTGCTGATCTGGCTCAAGGCCTTTCCGGACCTGGCCCGGCGCGACCGGCTGCAGTCGGCAAGCGTCGGATAG
- a CDS encoding NHL repeat-containing protein yields the protein MRISPIILSGLGLLACATMPARADQGRFNEPGNILITDQFNNRVIEIDRDKNIVYSFGSNDPSLCNPGPGAIIAPNDVERLAGGLTLIAGTGTSTCPDNRVIVVDRAGNILFQYGQAGVAGSGPNQLNTPVFALQTPHGNFLITDQANNRVILVSPNKQVLFSYGPTSGPGALNNPNSAELLSNGHILIADENNSRVIEINRRGTIVFEYSAGLNIVAFASRLPNGDTLITDSGNSRIVEINPAKQVVFEYFTNLVAGSNPTPQPTRAVRLANTETLIADQFNDRVIIITQGKATVFQYGVTNVVGNGPNQLNAPYSAVEIGDYTGLTPPPGFGPNNQGDDLAD from the coding sequence ATGCGTATCTCGCCAATCATCCTATCGGGCCTTGGGTTGCTGGCATGTGCCACCATGCCGGCGCGCGCGGATCAGGGCCGGTTCAACGAGCCGGGCAACATCCTGATCACGGACCAGTTCAACAATCGCGTGATCGAGATCGATCGCGACAAGAACATCGTCTACAGCTTCGGCTCGAACGATCCCAGCCTCTGCAATCCGGGACCGGGAGCCATCATCGCGCCGAATGACGTCGAGCGGCTGGCGGGCGGTCTGACCCTGATCGCCGGCACGGGCACGTCGACCTGCCCCGACAACCGGGTCATCGTGGTCGATCGTGCGGGCAATATCTTGTTCCAGTACGGCCAGGCCGGTGTCGCGGGCTCCGGGCCGAACCAGCTCAACACGCCGGTGTTCGCGCTCCAGACGCCGCACGGCAACTTCCTCATTACCGACCAGGCCAACAACCGCGTCATCCTGGTCAGTCCCAACAAGCAGGTCTTGTTCTCCTACGGGCCGACGTCCGGCCCGGGTGCGCTCAACAACCCGAACAGCGCCGAGCTGCTGTCGAACGGCCATATCCTGATCGCGGACGAGAACAACAGCCGGGTGATCGAGATCAACCGGCGCGGCACCATCGTTTTCGAGTATTCCGCAGGCCTCAACATCGTGGCATTCGCGAGCCGGCTGCCGAACGGCGACACGCTCATCACCGATTCCGGCAACAGCCGCATCGTCGAGATCAACCCGGCGAAGCAGGTCGTGTTCGAGTACTTCACGAACCTGGTCGCGGGCAGTAATCCCACCCCCCAGCCGACGAGGGCGGTCCGGCTGGCCAATACCGAGACCTTGATCGCCGATCAGTTCAATGATCGGGTCATTATCATCACCCAGGGCAAGGCGACCGTGTTCCAGTACGGCGTGACCAACGTCGTCGGCAATGGGCCGAACCAGCTCAACGCACCCTACAGCGCCGTGGAAATCGGCGATTACACCGGGCTCACGCCACCGCCGGGCTTCGGCCCGAACAATCAGGGCGACGACCTGGCCGATTGA
- a CDS encoding Lrp/AsnC family transcriptional regulator produces MTDSAALDDFDRAILRRLQQDARATGEAIGAEVHLSAAAVQRRIKRLRELGVITAEVALVDPTRVGQTMSFIVGVELERERADMLDAFRRAARADPNVQQCYYVTGAADFILIVTARDMADFEAFTRRLLFDNPNIRRFTTNVVLSRDKVGSVVPV; encoded by the coding sequence ATGACCGATAGCGCCGCCCTCGATGACTTCGACCGCGCCATCCTGCGCCGTTTGCAGCAGGATGCCCGGGCGACCGGCGAGGCGATCGGCGCCGAGGTGCATCTCTCCGCCGCGGCCGTGCAGCGCCGCATCAAGCGCCTGCGCGAACTCGGCGTCATCACGGCCGAGGTGGCGTTGGTCGACCCGACCCGCGTCGGCCAGACGATGAGCTTCATCGTCGGCGTCGAGCTCGAGCGCGAGCGGGCGGACATGCTCGACGCCTTCCGCCGGGCAGCGCGGGCCGATCCCAACGTGCAGCAATGCTATTACGTGACCGGTGCGGCCGATTTCATCCTGATCGTGACCGCGCGCGACATGGCCGATTTCGAGGCCTTCACGCGGCGCCTGCTGTTCGACAATCCGAACATCCGCCGCTTCACCACGAACGTGGTGCTGTCGCGCGACAAGGTCGGCAGCGTGGTGCCGGTCTAA
- a CDS encoding glutathione S-transferase family protein, which translates to MKLFYQTHSPYARKVLVLAHEAGLADRLEVVHHETSPTQRNDEVFAVNPLGKVPVLLFDDGFALFDSNVISEYLDGLHGGAPFIPAEGRARLRSLRLQALAQGLCDAGIAVRHETERRPPPYRYPAMRDGQIAKLLAAYDFLEQEELLTTPGRPCIGRIALATALSWLEFRGLPAFEPGRPRLTAWYRAFLDRPSMRATPLTGDTVD; encoded by the coding sequence ATGAAGCTGTTCTATCAGACCCACTCGCCCTATGCCCGCAAGGTGCTGGTCCTGGCGCATGAGGCCGGGCTCGCCGATCGCCTGGAGGTCGTGCATCACGAGACGAGCCCGACTCAGCGCAACGACGAAGTGTTCGCCGTCAATCCGCTTGGCAAGGTGCCGGTGCTGCTGTTCGACGACGGCTTCGCCCTGTTCGATTCGAATGTGATCTCTGAGTACCTGGACGGGCTGCACGGCGGTGCGCCCTTCATCCCGGCGGAAGGGCGCGCGCGGCTGCGGAGCCTCCGGCTCCAGGCACTGGCTCAAGGCCTGTGCGACGCCGGCATCGCCGTGCGCCACGAGACGGAGCGCCGTCCGCCGCCCTACCGCTATCCGGCGATGCGCGACGGCCAGATCGCGAAGCTATTGGCGGCGTATGACTTCCTCGAACAGGAGGAACTGCTCACCACCCCGGGCCGTCCGTGCATCGGCCGGATTGCGCTGGCGACGGCGCTCAGCTGGCTCGAGTTCCGCGGGCTGCCGGCATTCGAGCCGGGCCGGCCGCGGCTCACCGCCTGGTATCGCGCCTTCCTCGACCGTCCTTCCATGCGCGCGACACCGCTCACCGGCGACACTGTCGACTGA
- a CDS encoding methylated-DNA--[protein]-cysteine S-methyltransferase has translation MTDLDFDRIPSAIGEILVASDGRALVALDYAGYEARMNALLAKRYGRFRLIGRTDPLGASSRVRAYMAGDLAAFDELPVATGGTPFQDECWRALRAIPVGTVTTYGTLAARLGRPNASRAVGYANSLNPVAIILACHRVVGQNGDLTGYAGGLERKRWLLAHEGVKM, from the coding sequence ATGACCGATCTCGACTTCGACCGGATCCCGAGCGCCATCGGCGAGATCCTGGTGGCGAGCGACGGCCGGGCGCTGGTGGCGCTCGACTATGCCGGCTACGAGGCGCGCATGAACGCGCTGCTCGCCAAGCGCTACGGCCGCTTTCGCCTGATCGGGCGGACGGACCCACTCGGCGCCTCGTCCCGGGTACGAGCCTATATGGCGGGCGATCTCGCGGCGTTCGACGAGTTGCCGGTCGCGACCGGCGGCACGCCGTTCCAGGACGAATGCTGGCGGGCGCTCCGTGCCATCCCGGTCGGCACGGTCACCACCTATGGCACGCTCGCGGCCCGGCTCGGCCGGCCCAACGCGAGCCGCGCGGTCGGCTACGCCAACTCGCTCAACCCGGTGGCGATCATCCTCGCGTGCCACCGCGTCGTGGGTCAGAACGGCGATCTCACCGGCTATGCCGGCGGGCTCGAGCGCAAGCGCTGGCTGCTGGCGCATGAGGGGGTGAAAATGTGA
- a CDS encoding DNA-3-methyladenine glycosylase family protein — translation MDTELYVSTPAISTLALPVRHPFDWAEIAGFLAPRCIPGVEAVDGLVYRRTILVEGRHGTIELGPSDSRPVDGLAVRVRHPDPTVGVPISTRLMRQFDLMTDIDAIALQFGCDPLLAPLMAQRPGLRVPGAWDPFELAIRAILGQQVSVAAATTLAGRLAQAYGEPLRLDDGLPPPPGLTQVFPPPPALIAADPGVLRIPTKRAETIAAFARAVVATPALLAGGVPLAELVERLDALPGIGPWTAHYIAMRALREPDAFPSGDLGLRKAMATADGLPSFKEMDRRAEAWRPWRAYAALHLWMSLGGGTGG, via the coding sequence ATGGACACCGAACTCTATGTCTCGACCCCCGCCATTTCGACACTGGCCCTGCCGGTACGCCACCCGTTTGATTGGGCCGAGATCGCCGGCTTCCTCGCCCCGCGCTGCATCCCGGGCGTCGAGGCGGTCGACGGCCTCGTCTATCGCCGCACCATCCTGGTCGAGGGGCGCCACGGCACGATCGAACTGGGGCCGAGTGACTCGAGGCCGGTTGACGGGCTCGCGGTCCGGGTCCGCCATCCCGACCCGACGGTCGGGGTGCCGATATCGACGCGCCTGATGCGGCAGTTCGATCTCATGACCGACATCGACGCGATCGCACTGCAGTTCGGCTGCGATCCGTTGCTGGCGCCGCTCATGGCGCAGCGCCCGGGGCTGCGCGTGCCGGGCGCCTGGGACCCGTTCGAGCTCGCGATCCGCGCCATCCTGGGCCAGCAGGTGAGCGTCGCCGCCGCGACCACGCTTGCAGGCCGCCTGGCGCAAGCCTATGGCGAGCCGCTCCGGCTCGACGACGGCCTGCCGCCGCCGCCGGGGCTGACGCAGGTCTTTCCGCCGCCGCCGGCCCTCATCGCGGCCGATCCGGGCGTGCTGCGCATCCCGACCAAGCGGGCGGAAACCATCGCCGCCTTCGCCCGCGCGGTCGTGGCGACGCCGGCGCTGCTTGCGGGCGGCGTGCCGTTGGCGGAACTGGTCGAACGGCTGGACGCGCTGCCCGGCATCGGCCCCTGGACGGCCCATTACATCGCCATGCGCGCGCTGCGCGAGCCCGACGCTTTCCCGTCGGGCGACCTCGGCCTGCGCAAGGCGATGGCGACGGCCGACGGCCTGCCGAGCTTCAAGGAAATGGACCGGCGTGCCGAAGCTTGGCGGCCGTGGCGTGCCTATGCGGCGCTGCATCTCTGGATGAGTCTCGGCGGCGGGACGGGAGGCTGA